DNA sequence from the Selenomonas timonae genome:
GCCCATAATCATGATCGTTGCCTTGTCCTTTGCCGTGAGCAGCTCCTCCTTGTGCTCCTTCTGCACGCGGTCGAGCAGGCTGCTCTGCGCGAAAAACGCGCCCGCGACGGCAGCGAGGACAAAGACGAGGATGGTTCCGAGCAGGACGTACGGCCAGACGCGTTTCTTCGTTGATTGTCTTTTCGGTGGTAATGTTGTCAAAACGGGATCGATCCTTTCCTCCCTTAGATGGATTCCCTACCTACGGATGTGTATTCAGCGCGGTGCGGTTGCGTTCCTGTGCACGCACTGCTAAAATAATCTCATCCGTTCAGTATCACATAATATATAGCAAACGCGCGGAATATGCAAGGTATACTTCAATAAGAATCTAGGAAGGACGCGGCTTCATGGGCGTTGAAATCGAACGAAAATTCAAGGTTGCCGATGATTTCCGACCGACGGGCGTCGGAATCTCAATGGCTCAGGGTTATCTCTCGCGCGATCCGAAGCGAACCGTACGAATCCGAATCGCAGGTATGCAGGGATACCTCACGATCAAGAGCGAAACGCACGGTGCGGCGCGGCTCGAATACGAGTATGAGATCCCCACAGAGGAGGCGCGGGAGCTGCTTGCGCTCTGCGAGCAGCCGCTCGTGGAGAAGACGCGCTACCGCGAGACCGTTGCGGGGCATGTCTGGGAGGTCGACGTCTTCCACGGCGCGAACGCGGGACTTGTCATCGCCGAGATCGAGCTCTCCTCTGAGGTGGAGACCTTCGTCCTGCCTGCATGGGCGGGCGCGGAGGTCACGGGCGAAAAGCGCTACTATAATTCCGCACTGATCGCACATCCCTACAATATATGGAGTGCGGAGGAGCGCGGAGATTGAGGCGGTGCCTTTCTGTGTATACTGTGGAAAACGATGAGGATAACAGGGGAAAAATCTGCGGGAGATTTCCACAAAGCTGTGGACAAATCCCCTAAGATATGCTACAAAATATAGAATTTGAGGGAGAAAATCATCCAATATATGGGGTTATCCACTATTTTATCCACATTATCCACAGAAATTGAAAAATCGTTCGCTAAAATTATGCACACTGTGTAAAAGACTGTTGATAAAGGCTTTTTCGGGCTTTTAAACAAATTTATCCACAGAGTTCTACACAGCAGGGGATAACTTTTTCGAGCTGTGGATTTCAGCAATTTACTACATGAGAGAGGGATTTTTACCAATGCAAGAATGGGAAATCTGCCTGCGCCTCGTGCTCTCCTGCGCGATGGGCGGCATCATCGGCTACGAGCGGCAGTTGCGGCACAAGTCGGCGGGGCTTCGGACGAATATGCTCGTTGCGCTCGGCTCCTGCCTCATCATGCTCATGTCGCAGGCGCTCTATGATAACGTCGAGGGGCGGACGAACGCTGACCCCGCGCGTCTCGCAGCGCAGGTCGTCAGTGGCATCGGCTTTCTCGGTGCGGGCGCAATCATGAAGGAGGGGCTGACCGTCACGGGGCTCACGACTGCCGCAACGCTCTGGGTTGTCGCAGGTGTTGGGCTTGCCGTTGGTGCGGGCTTCTACCTCAGCGCGGGCGTCACAACCGCAATCGTCTTCCTGATCCTCGGCAATCTCTCGCGCCTCGACGCGTGGGTCGACCACGACCACATGCTCTCGCTCTCCATCCATACCGTCGATCGGCCGGGGCAGATCATGCGCATCAGCGCCTGCATCGAGGATCTGCACCTGCGCTCGCGCGGCGTCAAGGTGAAGACCGACGAGGACGAGGCAGAGACGGGCGGCGAGCGGCGCGTCTACCTCAACTTCGAGGTGTACAACAGCGAGCATCTAAAGCCCACATTTATTGTAGACACCCTGCGCCAAATCGACGGCGTGCTGCGCGTGGATCTCGTGTGAGGATTGACGAAATCCGCCGTTTGCAGTAAAATAGGCATAGAAAAAGGGCACTGCTGATGGGCGGCCGCCCCTAACGCTATGACAGAGAGATTCCCCGCCTACGATTTGGAGCGCAAGGCGGGGTTTTCTCATTTATCTTTTCACTGATAGAATCAGTATGGTATATACTATGAGAAATGATAGGAACTCATAGGTATCCATATATATTCCCCCTTTCGGGGGCGAGAAAAGGCGTCCCTCATGGGGTGAAGCCGCTTCAGATTGGCTTAGGTTTTTTGTCCTATCGAGGAGACAAACCAGACGCATAGCGGTGGCTATGTGGAGGATTTGTCGACGACGAGAGGGCACAAAAGATAAGTCAAGATGAGTGGCTGATTCCATGAGGGACGCCTAACCGCCTACCGTATTTGATAGCAGTGCCTTTTTCCATTATAACAGACGAACATATGTTGTGCAAGTGAGGAACCGATATGATTATCTCTTGGGACGAATACTTCATGGGCGTTGCCATCTTCTCCGCCTACCGCAGCAAGGATCCGCACACACAGGTCGGCGCGTGCATTGTCAACGAGGACAAGCACATCGTCGGCGTCGGCTACAACGGCATGCCGAACGGCTGCGACGACAGAGAGTACCCGTGGGGGCGGACGGGCGAATTCGCCGAGCAGAAATACCCCTACGTCGTGCACGCGGAGCTGAACGCGATCCTCAACGCGAGCACCTCGCTCAAGGGGTGCCGTATCTACGTGTCGCTCTTTCCGTGCAACGAGTGCTGCAAGGCGATCATCCAGAGCGGCATCCGCGAGGTCATCTACCTATCGGACAAGTACGCCGCGACCGAGGCGACGAAGATCTCCAAGCGGATGTTTGACTCTGCGGGCGTTCGCTGGCGCCGCATGGAGACGGATCTCGACGAGGTGCCGGTGAAGTTCGAGGTTGTGAGTTAAACGATCTGAATGCACAAACAGCACTCTACGCAAACGCCTCGTTACGCAAGCGGTCGCGTTCTCGTTCGCCTAAATACCTGCGGACTTCTTAAACGCGCTTCGCTTGAACGAAAGAAATCCGCAGGGGGCGAGTCGAACGCTATTCTCCGCTTGCTTCACTAGGGTTTGCGTAGAGTGCTGCATGGCAATATGATTACAGCGTATCAAACATCGAGATAATACAAAGATAACATATTTTATGTGATATAATCCAAAGGAATCCTGATGTGAATACCTCTACAGATTATGATATCATCGTGATTGGCGCCGGGCATGCGGGCGTCGAGGCGGCGCTTGCGGCGGCGCGCATGGCTCGGCGTACCCTCATCGTCACACTCTCGCTGGACAATATCGCGATGATGCCGTGCAATCCGTCTGTCGGCGGCCCCGGCAAGAGCCACCTCGTCCGCGAGATCGACGCGCTCGGCGGTGAGATGGGGATTGCGGCGGACAGGGCGAGCATTCAGAGACGCCTGCTCAACACAGGCAAGGGGCCTGCCGTCCATTCCCTTCGCATGCAGTCGGACAAATTCCTCTACCAACGTATCATGAAGGAAACCGTCGAGAATACGGCGAACCTCGATGTGCGGCAGCTCCTCGTCACGCAGCTCCTCACCGAGGGGAATGCAGAGGGAACACGCGTCACGGGGGTTCTCTGCGAGACGGGGGAGCGCATCACGGCACGCGCAGTCATCCTTGCAACGGGCACATATCTGCGCGGGCGCATCATCCTCGGCGAGACCATCTACGACAGCGGGCCGAACGGTCAGCGCCCTGCGATGGCGCTCTCGGACTCGCTCCGCGCGCTCGGGCTGAAACTCATGCGCTTTAAGACGGGCACACCCGCGCGCGTTGATCGCCGCACGCTCGACCTCACAAAGACCAGCGTACAGGAGGGCGATCCGACCGCGCCCGCCTTCTCCTTTCTGACCACGGAGATGCGCGCGGAGCAGACGCCCTGCTACCTCACCTATACGAACGAGGCGACGCATGAGGTCATTCGCGCGAACCTCCACCGCGCACCGATGGCGAACGGCGTCATCGAGGGGGTGGGACCGCGCTACTGCCCGTCCGTCGAGACGAAGATTGCGCGCTTTCCGGACAAGGAGCGCCATCAGCTCTTTCTCGAGCCTGAGGGACTGCATACGAATGAGATCTATGTGCAGGGTATGTCCACCAGCCTGCCAACGGATGTGCAGGAGGCATTCCTCACGACCATCCCGGGACTCGAACACGCACGCATCATGCGGCCTGGCTATGCCATTGAGTACGACTGCCTTGACCCACTGCAGCTTACTCCGACACTCGCCGTCAAGCACATTGCGGGACTCTACTCCGCAGGACAGGCAAACGGTACAAGCGGCTACGAGGAGGCGGCGGCACAGGGACTCATCGCAGGTATCAATGCCGCACGGGAGATCACGGGCGAGGAGCCGCTGATCCTGCGCCGCAGCGATGGCTACATCGGCGTCCTCATCGATGATCTTGTGACGAAGGGGACGGACGAGCCGTACCGCATGATGACAAGCCGCGCCGAGTATCGCCTCATCCTGCGGCAGGACAATGCCGATCTGCGCCTCACACCGATGGGACGCTCCATCGGCCTTGTCAGCGATGAGCGGTGGGCACGTTTTACGGCGAAGCGGGATGCGATCGAGGAGACCCTGCGCCTCCTCGATTGTACGAAACTCAGCCCGAGCGCCGAGACCGAGGCGCGTCTTGCGGAGGCAGGACTGCAGCCCCTGCGCGTGCCGATGACGCTCCGCGCCCTCCTTTCGCGTGAGGGGCGCTATGATGTGCTCGCCTCCCTCTTCGACCTCCCCGCACTTGCGGCGGATGTCAAGGAGGAAGTCGAGATTATGGCGCGGTACGACGGCTATATAAAAAAGCAGCAGGAGCAGATCGCGCGTATGGAGCGTCTCGAGAGCCGCCGCATTCCCGAGGGGCTCGACTACAGCGCCATCACGAGCCTGCGCCTCGAGGCGGCGGAGAAGCTTGCCGCCATCCGCCCGCGCTCCATCGGACAGGCGGCGCGCATCAGCGGCGTTTCGCCCGCCGACATCTCCGTCCTGCTCGTTTATCTGGAGAAGGAGCGGCGGACACAATAATTTCAGCATATAAAAAGCACCTGCCTTTGTAGGACAGGTGCTTTTTTGTTGTCCCATGCCGCACGCAGCATTCTATGTGTTGGGACAGAAGTCCAAGCTTTATGCCGTTGACTTGGAGAGGTTTCAATGCCGCACGCAGCATTCTATGTGTTGGGACCTGGATATGGCAACATATTTGGAGCGGATCTCTAGTTTCAATGCCGCACGCAGCATTCTATGTGTTGGGACTCTGTCGTCCCCAGCCCTTGTCCCATCTGGGCTGAGAAGCCGTTTTGGAAAGTCGTCCGTTTTTCGCGCTGATTTTGCTGCCGAAACGCACTCTCCGAACGGAAAATCGCGTGGCAGATCACCTCTACTCCTTGTGCGGCGCGGTCTGCGCCGTTTTGGAAAATCATAGCGGTAGAATGCGGCTTGCACGCCCCTGCGGATCATTTTCCACTTTTCGCTTCGATCACGATTATAGCATAGATTTCTGCACTTTTCAATGGGGCGCTTCGTACGGGTTTACAGCAGTGCAATCAGCCTCTCCACATCCTCCTCCCGTGTCGCCCAGCTCGTGGCGATGCGCATGACGGTCGTATCGCCCTGTTTCTCCCAGAAGCCCATCGCGACGTGTGCAGAGAGATGGGCGAGCTGCTCCGGGGTGAGGGAGAGGAAGATCTGATTCGTCGGTGCGTCGGAGGCGAGCCGATAGCCCTTCTCCGTGAGCGCCGCGCGGATGCGGTCAGCCATGGCGATCGCGTGCGCGCCGCCGCGCTCATAGAGGCCGTTCGTGAAGAGCATGTCGAACTGGATGCCGAGCACGCGTCCCTTCGCCAGCAGCGCGCCGCTTTGCTTGACGATGGTGAAGAAGTGCGGCACGGTATCAGATTTCGGGAAGACGACCGCCTCGCCGAAGAGTGCACCGCATTTCGTCCCGCCGATGTAGAACGCATCGCACAGGCGCGCGATGGCGGGGAGCGTCAGCTCATTCGCAGGGCAGCCGAGGGCGTATGCAAGCCGCGCGCCGTCGAGAAAGAGCGGAATCCGATTCGCGCGGCAGATGGCGCTGATGACCTCAAGCTCGTCCATCGTGTAGAGTGTGCCGTACTCGGTCGGATGCGAGAGGTAGACCATGCCGGGGCGCACCATGTGATCGCGGTTTGCGTCCTCGTGAAAGGTGCGTAGACACTCCTCGATGGCGCGTGCAGTGAGCTTGCCGTCCGTGTGCGGGAGGGCGAGCACCTTGTGACCGCCGCACTCGATTGCGCCCGCCTCGTGCACGGTGATATGCCCCGTATCGGCGGCAATGACGCCCTCATAGGGGCGCAGCAGCGCCGAGATCACGATGCGGTTGACCTGCGTGCCGCCCGACAGGAAGTGAATCTCTGCGTGCGGTGCGCGGCACATCTTGCGGATCTTCTCCCGCGCCGCCTCAGAGTATTCGTCCAGTCCATAGCCTGCGGTCTGATCCATGTTCGTCTCGATGAGGCGCTGCAGGATCTCCGGGTGCGCGCCCTCCATATAGTCCGAGCCGAACGAAAGCATTCCATTCATCATATGTCCTCCCTTTGTATTTTTATAGTAGCGAAAAAGCCGCGCAAATTCAAGGGAAATTGTTAAGGACACCGCTTTTTCTCCGATAGAAATGGTAAGGAAAAGAATTCACGGCAGGAAGCGCGAAGGGAGGGACATGAATGGAGCTGGAGAAAATCTTTGGCAGCCGTGCCATTACGGCGAACGCGCCTGCAAAAACGAAGGCATCCAAGACAGAGGCGGTCGATGAGACGTTTGCGCGAATGCTGCAAAATCTGAAAGAGTCGAAATCTGCGGATGCACGTGAGCGTGAGGAGGGCGATACCGTCATCACGCGCGTGCTCGCGGACGGCTCGGTTGTCACGCAGATCTATCAGGGGAATAAGCTCATCGCCCAGACGATGACGCGCGGCGCGCACCCTGAACGCGGCAAGGCGGTCATCACCGAGCGCATCGAAAAGCTGAAGCCGAACACGCTCGAGGAGTCGGCGGATCCGCTGCTCGCGTCAAAGGCGGCACAGGCGTCCGTCGCAACGGCAGGGCTCGTCAGCGCGATGCTTTAGCATCTTGGACTGCCGCAAAAAAGGGGTGTTGCACGAGTCAAAACGACTTCGTGCAACACCCCTTCGTTATGCTTTTGTTCGTGTTGTTCAGACGCTCAAAGCGCCCCTTCCACCGCTCCGCGGTTCCCCTCCCCCGTGTCGCACGGGGGAGGCTTTTCATTACGGCATATTTTAGAATCTCCAGTCCAGTCCTGCCTTGAAGGTGACGCCGCGCTGCTTGCCAGCCCAGCCCTCGACGCTGAGGTCGGCGGTGGCGCGCTTGCTGAGGTTCGCGCGGTAACCGAGCTCAAGGCTGCCCGAGAGACCCTTGAGCGAAGGGCTTGGCGTATCGTAGGAGAAGCCGCCCGTGTGGTATGTCGCCCCCGCATCGCCCTTGAACTCGTACTGAAGGGAGGTGCCGAGGATGAGCGCGCCGCTCCCCTGTGGGATCGTCCAACGCGCGCCCGTGCGCAGACGGTGGCTCTCGACGGCGTGGAAGTCGTAGCTGTCGCCCGTCGAGAGGGTCGCGCTCGATCCGTTCTGCCGCGTGTAGAAATAGCGGAGATAGAGATCGCGCTCGGTGCCGTTTGCGGCCTTTGCCGTGTGGCCGACGCCGAGATGTGCGCCGATGTAGTTCGCGTCCGTATCGTAGGATGCGCGGCGCGTGATCCCTCCGACGGGAAGGTCTGCCTCGTAGTCCGTGCTCATGCGGCCAAAGCGCAGGCTGCCCTCGTAGAACATGCCGCCCTTCTTCTCCTGGCGCAGGAAGGCGCCGCCGCCGACGTAGTGGGTATTGCCCTCACCATGGGTGCCGTCGTCGAGGTAGGAGTCGTAGCTGCCGCGTCCGTACTCGACGATGGGGCCGAAGAGGATGCGGTCATCACCGCGCATGACCTCGCGGGAGAATCCAACGGCGAGATTCATGCCGCGGACGTTGACGTGCGAACCGGTCTCGTGGCGCAGGCTCGATCCGCCGACGGCAGCAAAGGGGGCGAATCCGCTCGCTCCTGCAGCCTCTGCCGAGGCGATTGTCATGCCGCCGCCCGCGATGAGATCGCCGCTCGCGCCGAGGAATGCGGCAGTCCCCGTCATGGTCTCAGCAAGGGACTTCGTGTTCTCATGCAGGACAAATCCGTTATTGCCGGGGGTTGGATTTGGATTCGGGTTGGGATTCGGGTTGGGGTTCGGATTTGGATTTGGATTCGGGTTGGGGTTTGGGTTCGGATTCGGATTTGGATTCGGGTTCGGGTTCGGGTTCGGGTTTGGATTTGGATTCGGGTTGGGGTTCGGGTTGGGGTTCGGATTGGGATTCGGGTTCGGATTCGGCGTTGGTGTTGTACCCCCGTCGATGGCGCTGCCGTCGACCTTCACCACGAGCTCCTTCTTATTGTTCGTTACGCCCATCTTTGCCGTTCGATGTCCCGAGACGCCCTCGTAGACGGTCATCGTGGTCGCGGCGTCCGTATCGATCTGCGCGTTCTCTGTATAGAGGAGGCGGAGGCGGTTCGCTGTGCTGCTCCCCGGCATGTACGCCTCGAGTGCGGCGCCGTTGAGGTTCGTATTCGTGCTCCCCGTGACGCGCAGCATTGTGTCGTCCGCAGTCATGCCTGCGGGCACGTAGAACGCAAGCCGCTGAAAATCCGCAATGCTCTTGGCTGTGATCCCCTTGGTCTCGCGCACGATGAGTGCATTGTTTTCCCGTGTCACATTTGCCGCCGTAGCCACGCCGCCGTGGAGGTGTGCCGCGCTGAGATCGGGAGCCCCTGAGATCTCGACGATGTTGCCGCGCGCAATCGCCGTTGTTCCCGCAGAGCCGTCCGTCGTTGCACGCCCGCCATAGATCGCGTCCTCATATTTTCCGCCGCTGATATGGAGCTCATTGCTCTCTGCGGCAGCGACTGCCGTATTGCTGCTCGATGCGGCACTCGCATCACCGCCGTAGACAGGCTCCTCGAAGGTGCCCGCGCTGAGCGTCAGGATATTGCCGTCCGCAGTTGCCGTGGACGCGGCAGATATCCCCTTCGCAATCGCCCTACCGCCCCTGATCTCTTTCCATGCGGCGTTCGTGGGGCTGAGTGTGACGCGGTTTGCGTTTGCCGTCGCAAGGTTTGTGCCCGCGCCGTTCAGGACAGTTGCAGAGCCGCCTATGACATTGCGCCCGTCCAAATAGCTGCCGCCCGTGATGGTGACGACGTTCCGATCTGCCGATGCTGTCCCGCGTGCGCCCGAGGCGTTGGCATAGGCTGAGCCGCCGATGTAGCCGCCGTTGTCACTCAATAAATTCTTGAGAGTGACGCTGTTCACGTCCGCGTGCGCCTCTGCTGCGCCGTTCCCCGTCTCGGCTCGGGCAAAGCCGCCCTGCGCGGAGAATCCATGCGTGAGCGTGCCGCCGTCGATCGTGATATCGTTGTTCGTGACGATTGTCTCCGCCACGCCGCTGTCCGTTTTGATCGAGCCGAAGCCGCCGCCGAACACATAGGAGTATTTGCCGCCCGTGCCGCTGATGTCGTTGTCATCAACCGTCACGCTGACGCGCGTGGCAGTCGTTCCGATGAGATCGACCGAGGCGGCGGCGGCGTGATTGATCGCACCGCCCGTGTTGGTCACGCGGTTCCCCTTTGCCTCGGCGGTAAAGGACGTACCCGCACCCGCAGCCTTTTGCTCGATGTGCGCGCCGTAGAGGTCGCCGATCTGCGTGCCTCCCGCATCAACGAGAATTGTATTCTCATTGGTCCGATAGGTGACGGGACCTCCCTGCGTCGCATAAACGCGAATATTGCCGCCGTAGAGATGGGTCGTCTTCCCCGTCGTGAGCGTGACGGTGTTCCCGCTCGCCGTGAGCGTGGTCGCGCCCGGCGCTGTCGCGTTATTGTAGCGCTGATATTCGACCCAGCCGCCTGCGAGGAAGCCGAGCTCGTCATTGCTCCGCACGGTAAGTGTATTGCTGCTCGCCGACGCCGTGCCGTCTCCGTTATCGTGCCGCAGCTCGGCATCTCCACCGTATACCGCGCGCTGACTACCGTCCGTCACCGTGATATTATGATTGTCCTCGATTGGTGATGCAGATGCGTTCGTCCCTCCGAGTACCAGTCCTGCCGCGATCAGTGCGCCGAGGCCTCTGCGCGTGTGTTTTCCGTGGCTCCTCATAAAATTGACTCCTTTCGCTAATCCCGCTCACCTATACACTAATCTGGAACAAATGAACGAAAACCTATCTATCTATTTCATAACATAATCCATAGAGGGGGTAAATGAGATAAAAGGAGGAGGTGGATCGGGACTTCCTTGGCCTTCTTCGGATAGTGTGGGCGTAGTATTAAATATCAAATCGGATCATTTGTGCAAACCGTTCTGCAGACGCATATTTGACAATGTGTTTCGCATTTCTTAGAGTTTCGCGCAAACGAATAGGACTGTAGTGCGATATGACGCAATACAGTCCTATTTTGACGCATTAAATGTTATTGAAGAAAGATGATTTTTTCCTGAAAGGATCATCTGTATCCGTTACAGACGGTCCGTCTCGTACTGGTGCGTGCGCACCTCGTTGTATGTGGGCGGGATGACGACCGTGCCCGTGTGGTCGATAAACCCCCACTTGTCGTTTATCTTCACAGGTGCAAATCCCTCGTTGAACATTCCAATCTCCGTGACTGTGCTGGGGAGGAGGAAGGGGACGCGTCCCGTCTTGTCGATGAAGAAGGACTTTGATCCCTGCCGTACGGCGGCGATTCCGTCGGTGAAGTCGTGTACTTCGTCGTATTTTGGTTCGATGACGACCGTGCCCGTACGGTCGACAAAGCCCCACTTGTCGCCGTCCTGCACTGCCGCGCGATCGTCATAGAAGAAGTGGATGCCCTTATATTTCGGCTCGACGACGTAAGCACCCTTCCGATCGACGATACCCCATTTGCTCTTGACGCGGACAAGCGCAACGCCGTCCATGAAGATGGAGTTGTAGTCGTTCTTCGTCGAGATGATCTCTGCGCCGGTCTTGTCGATGTAGCCGCGCTTGACCTTCTCGCCGATGAGATCGGTACCGACCCCGAACGTCGGCACGCCCGTGGCAAAGGAGACGGCACTGGTGAGGAAGCCGCCGAGCAGTCCGACCTTGACTTCGCGGCGCACCTCGGCGAGCCCGTTCTCAAACGGCATGACGTCGCTGTAGCGCGTCTGGATCACCTTTGCGCCCGTCTTGTCGATAAATGCGCGGTACTTCTTTTCCTTCACCATTGCAAGCCCGTCCTGGAAGTCCCAGACGTCTCCGGGGCGGTACTGCGGCTGGATGACCATTGTGCCGGACTTGTCGATAAAGCCGATCTTCTTCTTGATTTCGACGCGGCTCAGTCCTTCCTGAAAACCGCCTGCCCAATCATAGGCGGCAGGAATGACTAACGTCCCCGTGGTATCGATGAACCCGTACTTCCCGCTTGGTGTTTTGACGGGAGCAAGCCCCTCGGAGAAGGAATACGCCGCATCGTACACATCGTTCGTCAACAGACTGCCGTCGCGGCGGCAGAAGACATACTTCTTGTCGGGGCGCTGTACGCAGGAAATTCCATCGTTGAATGAGCCGACTGCGAGGTTCTCGACGGGCAGGATCTGTTTGCCCGCCGTATTGTACGCGCCGACCTTGTCCTTTGCGTCGCTGACAATGATGACATCCGCAGACAGCGGCTGTATGGTCTTGTAGATGGCGGGGACGATGAGCGTTCCGTCGAGGCGGACGATGCCCCATGTCTTGCCCTGGCGGACGGCGACCGCGTCCGCTGAGTAGGAGGCGATCTCATCGTACTCCGCCGGGATGGTGAGGCTGCCCGAGGGGGCGACGGCGCCCCACTTCTTGCCCACGCGGACAACGGCGATCGGTTTGGAGGACTGCAGTGCAGGGGTGGAGGTGCCGACCTGCGTCTGCGCGGCGGACATCGCCTGCGCTGCGGCGGGTGCAGCCTGTTCCTCTGCCGCAAATCCTGCGGGCATCGCACAAAGTACACCCGCCGCCGTCGTTGCGGCGATCATCCCGCGCAGCTTCTTGTGTTTTGTCATGGGGTCATCTCCTTTGAAAATATATCATTATACAATACTTATACTTCGCTCAGCAGTTCCCACGATGGACGTGCCGCAGGTGACGGCGGGCAATGACAGCAAGACGGTCGATGGCGGCAATCGGTGTTGGTGGTGTGCTCATGCGGTGACGCGGGAAATAGCGGCTGATGTGGAGCGGGAGGTCGGGCGAGAGGGTGGAAAGCCAGTGCGCTTCCTCGTCCATGTCCTCGGTGCTGTCGTTCATCGTGGGGACGACGAGGGTTGTCACCTCGACGTGCACGCCGTGGGCGACGGCGCGTGCGATGGTCGACTTCACCGCCTCCAGATCGCCGCCGAGCCGCCGATAGGTGTCCGTGTGCCATGCCTTCAGATCTATGTTCATCGCATCGACGTGCGGCAGGAGGCGCGCGAGCGGCTCCGTGCAGATCATGCCGTTCGTCACGAGCACCACCTTCAGCCCTGCCGCGTGTAGAAGGGGCGCGGTGTCCATGATGTACTCATAGCCGACGAGCGGCTCGTTGTAGGTAAAGGCAACGCCGATATTGCCGCGCGGCTGATGCCGCAGCTCCTCGGCGAGTGCGGCGAGCTGCGCGGGCGACACGTTCTCCGTCTCAATCGAGGTGTCCGCCATTGCGATGGAGGCGTTCTGGCAGAAGGGGCAGGCAAGGTTGCAGCCGAAGCTGCCGACCGAGAGGATGAAGCCGCCGGGGTGAAAGTGATACAGCGGCTTCTTCTCGATCGGGTCGAGTGCGAGTGAGGTCAGCCGCCCGTAGTTCTTCGGGCGGATGGTGCCGCCAATGTTCGCGCGTGCACGGCAGAAGCCCGTCTCGCCCGCGTCGAGGCGGCAGGCATGGGGGCAGAGGCGGCAGGTCACTAGGGCGGCGTTCATTTCAGACGTGCCGCGTCACTTCAAAGCGCCAGATACGGATGGCGGCGTCCTCGGGGATGCCGCCCTTCTTGCGTGCAATGCGCAGCTGCTCCTCCACCGTGTCGACGCCCGCGAGATCGGGCAGGAGCAGCCCCTTGCGCCCGCGTGACTCGACAATGACGCCGTATCTCTTCGCATCGAGATCGTCCGCACTGTCCACGAGCTCCGGCTCCGTCAGCACATCGACGGAGTAGACGAGCTCATCCAGTTCGTCTGCGCGTACGGGCGGGAAGCGCGGGTCGCGCAGGGCGGCGGAGGCGGCGTTCTTTATGATCTCCTCCGCAATATTCTTCGCTGTCGGCTCGAATGTCCCGATGCAGCCGCGCAGTTCCCCGTCCTTCTTGAGCGAGACGAAGACACCCGCGCGCTCTGCCATCTCGGACGGAAGTCCCTGCGGGCGTGCAGCGGGTTCACCCGTACGGACAATGGTCTCAATCGCGTGCCGTGCGAGTTGCACATAGTCATCCTCAGCGGCACGCCGTTCCTCGCGTGCACGCTTCTCGAGGATCTCATAGCGCTCGGCAAAGCTGCGGCGCGCATCCTCGCGCGTCACCTTGCAGGAGACAACGCCATAGCCGACGCCGAACGGCCCCTGATAGGAGAGCTTCTTGATCTTGAGCGCCTTTGCATCGAGTGCACCCGCCATCATCCAGAACGAGCGCAGACCGCACTCTGCCGCCGCCTGATAGAGCGCGGGGGCTATGCGCAGGAGCTTGAGGAAGTCGCCCTCCTCGAGATACTTCATGCACGCCTTGTCGAACCGCGGTCCCTCGGGCGCAAAGCCATAGGGTCCCTCGGGCGTCAGCTTGTGCGAGAGGTCTCCGCTCGCGATGAAGACGGCGCGGCGTCCGAGCGTTTCGACCACGCGTGCAATACACTTGCCGAAGTTGT
Encoded proteins:
- the amrA gene encoding AmmeMemoRadiSam system protein A, giving the protein MSILAAYVVPHPPLIIPEVGRGEEKKIQLTVNAYERAMKEAADFAPDTIIVVSPHTVMYADYFHIAPGEEASGSFGQFGAPEVAVTARYDSVLAKELASVAAAEGIKAGPVGGRNAALDHGVMIPLHFLHAYTRDFRLLRVGISGLSPLAHYNFGKCIARVVETLGRRAVFIASGDLSHKLTPEGPYGFAPEGPRFDKACMKYLEEGDFLKLLRIAPALYQAAAECGLRSFWMMAGALDAKALKIKKLSYQGPFGVGYGVVSCKVTREDARRSFAERYEILEKRAREERRAAEDDYVQLARHAIETIVRTGEPAARPQGLPSEMAERAGVFVSLKKDGELRGCIGTFEPTAKNIAEEIIKNAASAALRDPRFPPVRADELDELVYSVDVLTEPELVDSADDLDAKRYGVIVESRGRKGLLLPDLAGVDTVEEQLRIARKKGGIPEDAAIRIWRFEVTRHV